Proteins encoded together in one Rossellomorea sp. y25 window:
- a CDS encoding helix-turn-helix domain-containing protein, translating to MKQLNPEYQCAIDLVIDVIGGKWKVLILWNLNEGVKRFNELKRSLPNITQKMLTQQLRELEEHGLVTRMVYQEIPPKVEYSTTDMGKKLQTTLFEMCKWGDEYAEQKGIEMNRCWTTYNFMENNQ from the coding sequence ATGAAACAACTAAACCCCGAATACCAATGCGCCATTGACTTGGTCATCGATGTTATAGGAGGTAAATGGAAAGTACTCATACTGTGGAATTTAAACGAAGGGGTGAAGAGATTTAACGAATTGAAGCGTTCTCTCCCGAACATCACTCAAAAAATGCTTACCCAGCAGCTTCGGGAGCTGGAAGAGCACGGCCTGGTCACGCGGATGGTCTATCAGGAAATCCCGCCGAAGGTCGAGTATTCTACGACAGATATGGGGAAGAAGCTGCAAACAACTCTTTTTGAAATGTGTAAATGGGGCGATGAGTATGCGGAGCAAAAAGGGATCGAGATGAATCGCTGTTGGACGACTTATAATTTTATGGAGAATAATCAGTAG
- a CDS encoding aspartate kinase, producing MSIIVQKFGGTSVGSTDRIKRMVFNVLKEKEKGHDVVVVVSAMNKTTDTLVKLAGELSTEPSKREMDMLLSTGEQVTIALLTMALEHQGVEAVSLTGRQAGIRTDGVFGNAKITSIDTHRIKTELSDGRIVVVAGFQGITKGGEVTTLGRGGSDTTAAALASALKAVRCDIYTDVDGVYTSDPRVVPLASKIDTLSYEEMLRLATMGAGVLHPRAIKHAREHHVPLVVCSSLNEGRGTLISGKTHRNASIVGVAHQEDISVLTIFDCQGGESLILYDLDSHHIETEIVKYGENLVLIVKEQDFQAVKRIVEQYNQAYSHIEQREDLSKVSVIGRINSSHEVKEKVTNVFHDYHISKVSIWESSVGLSALVEKRDVEKAARVLHMHFGLDYIETKRAVL from the coding sequence AGCTATGAATAAAACGACTGATACCCTCGTGAAATTGGCAGGGGAACTTTCCACAGAGCCAAGCAAGAGAGAAATGGATATGCTCTTAAGCACTGGGGAGCAGGTGACGATTGCCCTTTTGACGATGGCCCTCGAACATCAAGGAGTAGAAGCAGTGTCCCTGACAGGCAGGCAGGCGGGGATCCGAACCGACGGAGTATTCGGAAATGCGAAGATTACCTCAATCGATACGCATCGGATCAAAACGGAGTTATCAGACGGACGAATCGTCGTAGTAGCCGGCTTTCAAGGGATTACGAAAGGAGGAGAGGTGACCACATTAGGGAGGGGCGGTTCGGATACGACGGCAGCTGCTCTTGCATCGGCGTTAAAAGCCGTCAGATGTGATATCTATACAGATGTGGATGGTGTGTATACATCGGATCCCCGGGTCGTTCCCCTGGCATCGAAAATTGATACCCTCTCCTATGAGGAGATGCTGCGCTTAGCCACCATGGGAGCGGGTGTCCTGCATCCAAGAGCCATCAAACATGCGAGGGAACATCACGTGCCGCTTGTTGTTTGTTCCAGTTTGAATGAGGGGCGTGGAACCTTGATCAGTGGGAAAACTCATAGAAATGCTTCAATAGTCGGAGTGGCCCATCAGGAAGACATCTCTGTTCTCACAATATTTGATTGCCAGGGAGGAGAGTCATTGATTCTTTATGATCTCGATTCACACCATATCGAGACAGAAATAGTAAAGTACGGGGAAAACCTTGTCCTCATCGTTAAAGAACAGGATTTTCAAGCAGTAAAGAGAATCGTCGAACAATATAATCAGGCCTACTCCCATATAGAACAAAGAGAAGATCTATCTAAAGTATCTGTGATTGGACGCATCAACTCATCCCATGAGGTGAAAGAGAAGGTTACCAACGTTTTTCATGACTACCATATTTCAAAGGTGTCTATATGGGAATCTTCAGTAGGATTAAGTGCTCTTGTGGAAAAAAGGGATGTGGAAAAGGCGGCCAGAGTCCTTCATATGCACTTTGGACTGGATTATATAGAAACAAAGAGAGCTGTCTTATAA
- a CDS encoding zinc-binding dehydrogenase, producing the protein MKALLLHDKGLWKDMKVEEIETPSPQKGELLVEVHAVGLNPVDYKTATNGMPAWSYPHILGLDVAGVVVETGEGVTEWKKGDRVVYHGDFTKKGGYAEYAIINAHTVSRIPESVSFEDAAALPTAGYTAYQALHRKLPFDQVNTILIHGGAGGVGGFGVQLAKLAGKTVISTASGHNHEYVKSLGADFVIDYREEDVNAKVLEITNGRGVDAVVDAVSRQSATDSLDALAYMGHMVYIAGAPDFTKIKSFTKVVSYHEIALAAAHQSNDVIAQKDFAVIGDDMLSLLEQGKLDAMLKETIRPEEVPKALSRLSERHVKGKIVAKII; encoded by the coding sequence ATGAAAGCATTACTTTTACACGATAAAGGTTTATGGAAAGACATGAAGGTGGAGGAAATCGAAACACCTTCGCCACAAAAGGGAGAACTTCTTGTGGAAGTCCATGCAGTCGGGTTGAATCCGGTTGATTATAAGACAGCGACCAATGGGATGCCTGCCTGGTCCTATCCGCATATTCTCGGTCTTGATGTGGCAGGAGTGGTAGTAGAGACAGGTGAGGGAGTGACCGAATGGAAGAAGGGAGATCGAGTCGTTTACCACGGTGACTTTACCAAAAAAGGAGGATATGCGGAATACGCGATTATCAATGCGCATACCGTTTCACGCATTCCTGAAAGTGTGTCATTTGAAGATGCTGCGGCTCTTCCGACGGCAGGTTACACAGCTTATCAGGCACTTCATCGTAAATTACCGTTCGATCAGGTAAATACAATTCTGATCCATGGCGGTGCCGGTGGAGTAGGAGGGTTTGGCGTGCAGCTTGCGAAACTTGCAGGTAAGACTGTCATATCCACTGCTTCCGGTCACAATCATGAATATGTAAAATCCCTCGGGGCAGATTTCGTCATCGATTATCGTGAAGAAGACGTGAATGCAAAAGTGTTGGAAATAACCAATGGACGGGGAGTGGATGCCGTGGTGGACGCGGTCAGCAGACAGAGTGCAACAGACTCTCTAGATGCTCTGGCATACATGGGTCACATGGTATACATTGCTGGTGCGCCTGATTTCACCAAAATCAAATCATTCACTAAAGTGGTTTCTTACCATGAGATTGCCCTGGCGGCAGCACACCAATCAAATGATGTCATCGCTCAGAAAGATTTTGCCGTCATCGGGGATGACATGCTTTCCTTATTGGAACAAGGAAAATTAGATGCGATGCTGAAAGAAACCATCCGACCTGAAGAAGTTCCTAAAGCATTGAGCCGTTTATCAGAACGCCATGTGAAAGGGAAAATAGTGGCCAAAATAATATAA
- a CDS encoding arginine deiminase family protein, whose protein sequence is MKINPNCWSEHGELKTVLVCSPSTSDVPDQRTADYVGWEKPVNQEKAQENHVGMIRAMEDAGVTVINYSEYLTGENAALNHQLINRVFVRDLACVYGNTVIPGDAGITMRAPEYIHSHELFQSWLDEKTFSISDNNGLKALENGDVFVLNKDAVFINTGMRTSIESIEKIKQKVFQAGFSEIGIIDLPRTGETMHLDMNCNVAGSDLMIAKSYMRLFPVQIINEKGGRYVMMEEFIKRQGFEVLWTDDVKHTVADINFLNLDPETLLVSTKASKKIVKDHPKLKGKNLIEVDVNELEKGGGGIRCMTLPFERG, encoded by the coding sequence TTGAAGATTAATCCGAATTGCTGGAGTGAACATGGAGAATTAAAGACGGTGTTGGTGTGTTCGCCTTCTACATCGGATGTACCCGATCAAAGAACCGCGGATTATGTGGGATGGGAGAAGCCCGTTAACCAGGAAAAAGCTCAAGAAAACCACGTGGGAATGATCAGGGCGATGGAAGACGCGGGGGTAACGGTCATTAATTACTCTGAATACCTGACGGGTGAGAATGCTGCACTCAATCACCAGCTGATCAACCGGGTATTTGTACGCGATTTGGCCTGTGTGTACGGAAATACTGTGATTCCAGGAGATGCGGGGATTACAATGAGAGCCCCTGAATACATTCATAGTCATGAGCTGTTTCAATCGTGGTTGGACGAAAAGACGTTTTCAATCAGCGATAATAATGGTTTGAAGGCATTGGAAAACGGTGATGTATTCGTTTTGAATAAAGACGCTGTCTTTATCAATACGGGAATGCGTACAAGTATTGAAAGTATAGAGAAGATAAAGCAGAAAGTCTTTCAAGCAGGATTTTCTGAGATTGGAATCATCGATCTACCTCGAACGGGGGAAACCATGCATTTGGATATGAACTGCAATGTGGCCGGGTCAGACCTGATGATTGCGAAGAGTTATATGAGACTTTTCCCAGTACAAATCATCAATGAAAAGGGTGGCCGGTATGTGATGATGGAGGAATTTATTAAGCGCCAGGGCTTTGAGGTTCTATGGACGGATGACGTAAAGCATACGGTTGCTGATATTAATTTCTTAAATCTTGACCCCGAAACCCTTTTGGTAAGCACGAAAGCGAGTAAAAAAATAGTGAAAGATCACCCGAAATTGAAAGGCAAGAATTTGATTGAAGTGGATGTGAATGAGCTTGAAAAGGGCGGTGGTGGGATCAGGTGTATGACGCTGCCTTTCGAGCGGGGATAA
- a CDS encoding TIGR01777 family oxidoreductase, with product MEKKIVIAGGTGFIGQYLQKKFLEKGYKVTIISRQSPHVSWDRPNDIVQSLEDADMLINLAGKSVDCRYNEKNKDEIFRSRTETTKILGNALLQCQNPPPLWINSSTATIYRHAEDRPMTEENGDIGTGFSVEVAKKWEKAFFSFSLPATRQAALRIAIVLGPDGGVMTPYKNLVKFGLGGVQGPGDQRFSWIHVEDLFQIILFLNEEKELNGVFNCSSPNPVTNRELMAHVRSVMNKKIGLPTPKWMLEAGALLIKTETELVLKSRWVIPERLEKAGFVFQYGTLEKALRQILSK from the coding sequence GTGGAAAAGAAAATCGTCATAGCGGGGGGAACAGGTTTTATCGGCCAGTATCTTCAGAAGAAATTCCTTGAGAAGGGCTATAAAGTGACCATCATTTCAAGACAGTCTCCCCATGTTTCCTGGGATCGTCCCAATGACATTGTTCAGTCATTAGAAGATGCGGATATGCTCATCAATCTTGCAGGAAAATCAGTCGACTGCCGTTACAATGAAAAAAATAAAGACGAAATTTTCAGGTCCAGGACGGAAACAACGAAAATATTGGGGAATGCCCTTTTACAGTGTCAGAATCCACCTCCTTTATGGATCAATTCCAGCACTGCAACGATTTATCGTCATGCAGAGGACCGGCCCATGACGGAGGAAAATGGAGATATCGGTACGGGCTTCTCTGTTGAAGTAGCAAAAAAATGGGAGAAAGCATTCTTCTCTTTTTCATTACCAGCAACCAGGCAGGCGGCTTTGAGAATCGCCATCGTATTAGGGCCGGATGGCGGTGTGATGACACCATATAAGAATCTGGTCAAATTTGGTCTGGGAGGTGTGCAGGGGCCTGGCGATCAGAGATTCAGTTGGATCCATGTAGAAGATCTGTTTCAGATCATTCTTTTTCTGAATGAAGAGAAGGAGTTAAATGGAGTGTTTAACTGTTCATCTCCAAATCCAGTCACCAACCGTGAATTGATGGCACACGTAAGGAGCGTTATGAACAAGAAGATAGGGCTCCCGACCCCTAAATGGATGCTTGAAGCAGGTGCCTTGTTAATCAAAACAGAAACCGAACTGGTCCTGAAAAGCAGATGGGTCATTCCGGAACGGTTGGAAAAAGCAGGATTCGTTTTTCAATATGGTACATTGGAAAAGGCTCTCAGGCAGATTCTATCCAAATAA
- a CDS encoding LysE family transporter: MSIFLSYIVLGLSLSAPMGPINAAQLDKGIRFGFFHAWLVGVGGMVADGVFMLLIYFGLAQFVDTPLIKLFLWAFGFFVLTYTGIESILKSGSLTSSSSGDPYETKGKAFRTGFFMAISNPLSILFWLGIYGSILAQTSSSYEAGQLFLYSMGIFLGITLWDLTMASVATGAGKLVSPRILRLISIISGFILMGFGIYFGVNACRLLFG; encoded by the coding sequence ATGAGTATATTTCTGAGTTATATCGTTTTGGGATTATCTCTGTCTGCACCCATGGGACCGATTAATGCCGCTCAATTGGACAAGGGGATTCGCTTCGGGTTCTTCCACGCCTGGCTTGTGGGAGTAGGCGGCATGGTGGCGGACGGAGTATTTATGCTCCTCATTTATTTTGGACTGGCTCAATTCGTTGATACCCCGTTGATAAAATTATTTTTATGGGCCTTTGGTTTTTTTGTCCTGACGTATACTGGGATTGAAAGCATCTTAAAGTCGGGTTCCCTCACCTCATCCTCAAGTGGTGATCCATACGAAACGAAAGGGAAAGCGTTTCGTACAGGCTTTTTTATGGCAATTTCAAATCCATTAAGTATTTTATTCTGGCTAGGAATCTATGGTTCTATTCTGGCTCAGACTTCAAGCTCTTATGAAGCGGGGCAACTATTTCTGTATAGCATGGGGATATTTCTCGGGATCACACTTTGGGACCTGACGATGGCAAGTGTTGCGACGGGTGCGGGAAAGCTGGTCAGTCCCCGGATCCTGCGATTGATCTCCATCATTTCCGGATTCATCTTGATGGGATTCGGTATTTATTTTGGTGTGAACGCCTGCCGTTTATTGTTCGGCTAG
- a CDS encoding amino acid permease produces MSKCTNQTNLSWWQLSLIGVGCIIGTGYFLGSAIPIQKAGPSVLIAYLVAGIGTWMVFQALAKLTAHHPEKGSFRTYAKQAYGSWAGFSNGWVYWSAEMLIMGSQLTALALFAQFWFPTIPLWIFTAVFAGLGLLIILMGVQKVEQMENLFGIMKVAAILMFVIIACASMFGWLGIGGAAQQLQSPLKEVLPQDGKGLWLALLFAFYGFGGIEVMGLMAQELKDPKEAPKSGNIMLLILTILYLLSFYLVLKLVPLGRIDSNESPFLTALKQYDLPWVPHVFNAILIIAGFSTMVASLYAVTTMLVALAEEGDAPKVFAKKGKMKVPLPAFGLTTLVVALSIVIAMLLPDKLFEYVTTAAGLMLLYTWIFILASFHKLMSKTGWDRIQTLFALTLILLAISGTLLDHVSRIGFFVSIGFIMVIAIATFIKGKRAKAGTL; encoded by the coding sequence ATGAGTAAGTGTACAAATCAAACGAATCTATCATGGTGGCAGCTTTCCTTGATTGGAGTGGGCTGTATCATCGGAACAGGGTACTTCCTGGGGTCAGCCATCCCCATTCAAAAGGCGGGCCCCTCCGTTCTGATTGCCTATTTAGTGGCCGGAATTGGAACATGGATGGTGTTTCAGGCCCTTGCAAAGTTAACGGCCCATCATCCTGAAAAGGGGTCCTTCCGTACTTATGCAAAGCAGGCTTACGGATCATGGGCAGGGTTCAGTAACGGCTGGGTCTATTGGTCGGCAGAAATGCTCATCATGGGGAGTCAACTAACCGCTCTTGCTCTCTTTGCCCAATTCTGGTTTCCTACTATTCCTCTGTGGATCTTCACCGCAGTATTTGCAGGTCTTGGATTATTGATTATCCTGATGGGTGTGCAGAAAGTAGAGCAAATGGAGAATCTGTTTGGAATCATGAAAGTAGCGGCCATCTTGATGTTTGTCATCATCGCTTGTGCTTCCATGTTCGGGTGGCTAGGAATCGGTGGGGCGGCTCAGCAGCTTCAATCTCCATTAAAAGAAGTTCTTCCACAAGATGGGAAAGGGCTTTGGCTCGCCCTTCTTTTTGCCTTTTATGGATTTGGAGGAATTGAAGTGATGGGTTTAATGGCTCAGGAGCTCAAGGATCCCAAGGAGGCACCAAAGTCCGGGAATATCATGCTTCTCATTTTAACGATCCTTTATCTTTTATCCTTTTATCTCGTATTAAAGCTCGTTCCTCTCGGCAGGATTGATTCGAATGAAAGTCCATTTCTTACGGCCCTTAAACAATATGACCTTCCCTGGGTCCCGCATGTATTCAATGCCATTCTGATTATTGCCGGGTTCTCCACCATGGTCGCTTCTTTGTACGCGGTCACGACGATGCTCGTGGCATTGGCAGAAGAAGGAGATGCTCCGAAGGTTTTCGCCAAAAAAGGGAAAATGAAGGTTCCCCTGCCTGCTTTCGGACTCACTACCCTGGTTGTCGCTCTTTCGATTGTGATTGCCATGCTCCTGCCGGATAAACTATTCGAGTATGTCACTACAGCGGCGGGGCTCATGCTCCTTTACACATGGATATTCATTCTCGCTTCCTTTCACAAGCTGATGAGCAAAACCGGTTGGGACCGCATCCAAACACTCTTTGCTCTCACTCTCATTTTATTGGCCATCAGCGGTACACTACTTGATCATGTGAGTCGCATAGGGTTCTTTGTAAGCATCGGATTCATCATGGTGATTGCGATAGCGACATTCATAAAAGGAAAAAGAGCTAAAGCCGGAACGCTTTAA
- a CDS encoding YqcI/YcgG family protein gives MLRSKSWIDQHMDELTNWQQSAYNHFSAVMSDEHHPYPCVPGKQGFQSDTLRFGFADDPRNEAASEELAGLLKQYGKISRDTGTYASLVVFFNSEGIGEDSHSIDSYQHIFWTLLNRIHELDETPWPDGIAKDPHHHTWEFCFEGEPYFAFCATPAHIVRKSRHFPYFLVAFQPRWVFDEINSSTAFGQKLKKVIRKRLIEYDEAEPHPSLKWYGQEDNYEWKQYYLSDDDSSLSKCPFLNSQKKIKS, from the coding sequence ATGTTACGTTCGAAAAGTTGGATCGATCAACACATGGATGAACTTACAAACTGGCAGCAATCAGCCTATAATCATTTCTCGGCTGTGATGTCCGACGAACATCATCCCTATCCATGTGTGCCTGGAAAACAAGGCTTTCAGTCAGATACATTACGTTTCGGCTTTGCAGATGATCCGAGGAATGAAGCGGCATCTGAAGAGCTGGCGGGCTTGCTCAAACAATATGGAAAAATCTCAAGGGATACAGGGACTTACGCATCTCTTGTCGTGTTTTTTAATTCAGAAGGAATAGGGGAAGACAGCCATTCCATTGATTCGTATCAACATATATTCTGGACTCTATTAAATAGGATACATGAATTAGATGAAACACCTTGGCCGGACGGTATAGCAAAGGATCCCCATCATCATACATGGGAGTTTTGTTTTGAGGGTGAACCGTATTTTGCCTTCTGTGCAACACCGGCTCACATCGTAAGGAAAAGCCGTCACTTTCCCTACTTTCTTGTAGCCTTCCAGCCCCGATGGGTGTTTGATGAAATTAACTCTTCCACTGCATTCGGACAGAAATTAAAGAAAGTCATTCGGAAGCGTCTTATTGAATATGATGAGGCAGAGCCGCATCCAAGCCTGAAATGGTATGGGCAGGAAGATAACTACGAATGGAAACAATATTATCTTAGTGACGACGATTCTTCACTTTCGAAATGTCCATTTTTAAATAGCCAAAAGAAAATCAAGAGTTAA
- a CDS encoding L,D-transpeptidase family protein, with protein MVHTVKTGETLSQISRDYRTPLAVILNANPGIDPDNIYPGQTITIPGIPDATANPYRIQVSVNNRWLRLFKDGIQIKQYPIAVGRVLFETPIGEFIIINKAPNPGGPFGTMWMSLSKESYGIHGTNDPSSIGNAVSRGCIRMYNKDVEELAGLIPIGTPVLISP; from the coding sequence TTGGTACACACAGTAAAGACAGGAGAAACACTTAGTCAGATATCAAGGGACTACCGGACTCCCTTGGCCGTCATCCTTAATGCTAACCCAGGTATTGACCCAGATAATATTTATCCCGGACAAACGATCACCATACCGGGGATTCCTGACGCTACTGCGAATCCCTACCGTATTCAAGTCTCTGTTAACAACCGCTGGCTGCGTTTATTCAAAGACGGCATCCAAATCAAGCAGTACCCCATTGCAGTGGGTAGAGTACTCTTCGAAACCCCAATTGGGGAATTCATCATCATTAATAAAGCACCGAATCCCGGTGGCCCCTTTGGAACGATGTGGATGAGTTTATCAAAAGAGAGTTATGGGATCCATGGAACAAATGACCCCAGTTCCATTGGGAATGCCGTGTCCAGAGGGTGTATACGCATGTATAATAAAGACGTTGAGGAGTTGGCAGGCCTCATTCCGATCGGTACACCTGTGTTGATCAGTCCATAG
- a CDS encoding spore coat protein produces the protein MQNQPNMPPQPGTQMPPNMMNNQSKDHGGHELFDAHEIIAGIISMLDQYQMYDQHIQDPELKDILKRQSTFVTTMYNTIVGSFSTGHDPAVPTQQYKMTQSHATTYGVKPGTPKKPNQSVNELSDKGLSAYMLGQTKSLATLLAMTALEMTNPVLRRVVADSVPNFIEMSYEIFLYQNKHGYYQVPQLNEQDMTLMLQSYTTVPQQTPPQ, from the coding sequence ATGCAAAATCAACCTAATATGCCGCCTCAACCTGGAACTCAAATGCCACCCAATATGATGAATAACCAAAGTAAAGATCATGGTGGCCATGAACTATTTGATGCCCACGAAATTATTGCCGGGATCATCAGCATGCTGGATCAGTATCAAATGTATGATCAACACATCCAGGATCCTGAACTTAAGGATATTCTAAAGAGGCAGTCAACTTTCGTGACGACTATGTATAATACGATTGTGGGAAGCTTTTCTACAGGGCATGACCCTGCTGTACCAACCCAACAATACAAAATGACCCAATCCCACGCCACTACTTATGGGGTAAAACCAGGAACACCCAAAAAACCAAACCAATCCGTCAATGAGCTTTCAGATAAAGGCTTGTCTGCTTATATGCTTGGACAAACGAAATCTCTGGCCACCCTGCTTGCCATGACGGCTCTTGAAATGACAAATCCCGTATTACGCCGCGTTGTGGCAGACAGTGTACCGAACTTCATTGAAATGAGTTATGAGATTTTCCTCTATCAAAACAAGCATGGCTATTATCAGGTTCCTCAGCTAAATGAACAGGATATGACGCTTATGCTGCAAAGCTATACGACAGTTCCACAGCAGACCCCCCCTCAATAA